A region of Tachyglossus aculeatus isolate mTacAcu1 chromosome X4, mTacAcu1.pri, whole genome shotgun sequence DNA encodes the following proteins:
- the KCNV2 gene encoding potassium voltage-gated channel subfamily V member 2, which translates to MRNPKPRAPSGSLPARKPAESSPAQEAHQKEEDEEGGGQRHGSVAFPGPRVGPPPRPEGNCASQLEDDGEDGEDRKEEGAEWEVDGPAAPLGLLNINVGGRSYRLSCGTLARYPETRLGRLAASPSRARRLGLCDDYAARRDEYFFDRDPAVFQRIYNFYASGVLLVQDELCPRGFLEELGYWGVRLRHTPRCCRICFEERRAELSEQLKIQRELRAQAQAQAEEAEELFRHTRRYRPLRQRLWNLMEKPFSSPAAKAIGVASSLFVLISVVALALNTVEEMQQQARAQAGAPRPLLEHVETLCIAFFTLEYLLRLASTPDLRRFVRSALNTVDLIAILPLYLQLLLECFTGAERARGGAGPRERDLQTVGRVGKVGQVLRIMRLLRIFRILKLARHSTGLRAFGFTLRQCYQQVGCLLLFIAMGVFAFSAAVYSVEHDVAGTRFTSIPHAWWWAAVSLSTVGYGDMCPETHLGRLFAFLCIAFGIILNGMPISILYNKFSDYYSKLKAYEYTAIRRERGQVNFSGRAMKKLSECVMGSRSFTPSYEKD; encoded by the exons ATGCGGAACCCCAAGCCGAGGGCCCCGTCCGGGAGCCTCCCGGCCCGGAAACCGGCCGAGAGCTCCCCCGCCCAGGAAGCccaccagaaggaggaggatgaggaaggaggtgggcagcGCCACGGGAGCGTGGCTTTTCCCGGCCCCCGGGTGGGCCCGCCGCCACGGCCCGAGGGCAACTGCGCCTCCCAGCTGGAGGACgacggggaggacggggaggaccggaaggaagagggggccgAGTGGGAGGTCGACGGCCCCGCCGCGCCCCTCGGCCTGCTGAACATCAACGTCGGGGGCCGGAGCTACCGCCTGAGCTGCGGGACGCTGGCCCGCTATCCCGAGACCCGCCTGGGCCGCCTGGCGGCCTCCCCGAGCCGGGCCCGCCGGCTGGGCCTCTGCGACGACTACGCGGCTCGGCGGGACGAGTACTTCTTCGACCGCGACCCCGCCGTCTTCCAGCGGATCTACAACTTCTACGCCTCCGGGGTGCTGCTGGTGCAGGACGAGCTGTGCCCCCGCGggttcctggaggagctgggctaCTGGGGGGTGCGGCTCCGGCACACGCCCCGCTGCTGCCGCATCTGCTTCGAGGAGCGGCGGGCCGAGCTGAGCGAGCAGCTGAAGATCCAGCGGGAGCTgcgggcccaggcccaggcccaggcggaGGAAGCCGAGGAGCTCTTCCGCCACACGCGCCGCTACCGGCCCCTGCGCCAGCGCCTCTGGAACCTCATGGAGAAGCCCTTCTCCTCGCCGGCGGCCAAGGCCATCGGGGTGGCCTCCAGCCTCTTCGTGCTCATCTCCGTGGTGGCCCTGGCCCTCAACACGGTGGAGGAGATGCAGCAGCAGGCCCGGGCCCAGGCCggggccccccggcccctcctggAGCACGTGGAGACCCTGTGCATCGCCTTCTTCACCCTGGAGTACCTGCTGCGGCTGGCCTCCACGCCCGACCTGCGGCGCTTCGTCCGCAGCGCCCTCAACACCGTGGACCTGATCGCCATCCTGCCCCTCTAcctgcagctgctgctggagTGCTTCACCGGCGCCGAGCGGGCCCGCGGCGGGGCCGGCCCCCGCGAGCGAGACCTCCAGACCGTGGGCCGGGTGGGCAAGGTGGGCCAGGTGCTGCGCATCATGCGCCTGCTGAGGATCTTCCGCATCCTCAAGCTGGCCCGCCACTCCACCGGCCTGCGGGCCTTCGGCTTCACCCTGCGCCAGTGCTACCAGCAGGTGGGCTGCCTCCTGCTCTTCATCGCCATGGGCGTCTTCGCCTTCTCCGCCGCCGTCTACTCGGTGGAGCACGACGTCGCCGGCACCCGCTTCACCAGCATCCCCCACGCCTGGTGGTGGGCCGCC GTGAGCCTCTCCACCGTGGGCTACGGGGACATGTGCCCCGAAACGCACCTGGGCCGGCTGTTTGCTTTTCTCTGCATCGCTTTTGGGATCATTCTAAACGGGATGCCCATCTCCATTCTCTACAACAAGTTCTCGGATTACTACAGCAAGCTGAAGGCTTATGAATACACGGCCATCCGGCGGGAAAGAGGCCAGGTGAACTTTTCGGGGAGAGCCATGAAGAAGCTGTCCGAATGT